CGTGACAATGCCCTTGTTCTTGGCGGCAATGACGTCTTCCCAGAAGAAATAGTCACAATAGGTCACAACTTCAAGCTCTCCCAACCTCGGCCTGCCCCCGATGACCAGATAGTCAGCCTCTTTCAGAGCTATGTTCCACACAGACTCATCGCGTGTAAATGCATTCACATCGTAGAATAGGGGGACGTTATACTCCGCTAGAGTTATCAAGTGCTTTATGCCATCCTTGGCGAAGATGTCCCCGGGATTGGGGTTCTGAGTGTTGGCATCTCCTATGATGAAGTATTTTCGAAGCTTCATACTCTGCCTCCTCTTCCTTTGCATCCTCTTCTGTCACGGCTAACATATTTTATGTAGATATATGGATTACTGTCATACCCTGGGCCAGAGTTTGTCAAACCCCTACCTTGCCACCAACAGACGCTGAAAGGCCCCGCCAACAGAGGTTGAAAGGCCGATTCTGCCCCTTCTCGCATAAGATATAGCGGCGATCCATGAGGATTTGCCAGCCCGGGGAGGTCAAAATCTGTCAAAACCTCATCCGTAATTGGAGATAGCATCAGAATACAGAAAGGGCAGGGAGATGAGATGAACGTGGAGGAAAGGCCGAAGATCGCAATAGATGCAAGAGAGATGCTGGATTGGGCGACCGGAATCGGGAAGTATGTCCATAATTTACTTGATAGGCTTCCTGAACTCGATCCCACAATTGATTACTACTTTTTGAGAAACGGGAGACCTATCGACAATTTCAAGACCCGCACGCCTAATGCCCAGTTTGTTGTCTCCCCTGAGTACGCGGACGATCAGTGGGAACAGGGGTTTGTACCATCATTCTTGCAGTCCCACGAGATCGACTTGTTTCACAGCCCGAGAAGCGGGTTTGTAGCGTTTTGGCCGCCTGGCCGCCCTTATGTAGTTACTCTTCATGACCTCATTCCCCTGTTGTTCCCAGAGAAGTACTCGAGCGAATGGATCCAGCGTATCCGGGATAGGGTGCCAGACTATTTGGCCAGGGCCGAGAAGATTATCACGGTATCATATTCGGTCAAGAAGGATGTTCAGAGCCTGATCCCGGTAGAAGAGGACAAGTTTCAGGTGATCCATCAGGGAATCGAGGCGCATTACGGGCCGGTAGCGGAGGAGGTAGCGCGTCCCAGGCTAAGAGAGCGGTTCAAACTTGAGGGAAACTACATCTTCTATATCGGGGGGTTTAGCTTCAGAAAGAACGTTACGGGCCTGGTTAAAGCCTATTCTATTTTACCAGAGCACCTGAGGCAAGGCTACCGGCTGGTGATAGGGGGATACAGGACCGATGACTTCGACGAAGTAGTCAGGTGCGTTGAGGAGCTGGGGCTGCAAGAACGTGTCCTATTCACGGGGCGCTGTTCAGAAGTGGATATTCCATGCCTTTACAGCGGGGCCGCGTTATTTGTTTACCCTTCCCTGTATGAAGGGTTTGGTTTGCCGCCCCTCGAGGCAATGGCGTGTCGAACGCCGGTGATAACGTCCGACAGAGGGTCGCTACCCGAAATAGCTGGTAAAGGGGCCCTTATGGTGAATCCGTGCGACCATCGGCAACTCTCGGAAGCCATGGCCAGGGTCCTAACTGATGAAGGCTTAAGGCGAGCCCTCATTGAAAAAGGCCTCGCTGTGGTCTCCCAGTTTTCTTGGGATAGGAATGCACGTGAGACGCTCGAGGTCTACCGGGCCGTGCTGGGAAAACTGCGGACCTAAAAGGGTTATCATCGTTACTCGGGTGAAGCCTGCAGCGTTCGTAAATCAGGCACAAGGGCCATTTGCATTTACCGCATTGTAGACCTCCAGGGTCTCCCTGGCACATTTCTCCCAGGAGAATCGTGAGGCCCTCCTGACCCCCCTTTCTATCAGCTCTTTTTGCAGGTAGTCCTTGGTTAATAGTTCGATAATGGCATCGCGTAGGTCATCCACCTGCTCCGGGTCCACGAGCAGTGCGGCATCACCCACTATCTCAGGTAGGGACGAACGATTGGAGGCTATAACGGGCGTGCCGCACGCCATGGCTTCAAGGGGTGGGAGCCCGAGCCCCTCACATATGGAGGGATAAACAAGGAGGGTTGCTCCGTTATAAAGGTAAGGTAGTTCCTGATTCGGTACATAGCCCGTAATAAGCACCCTCTCTTGAACTTTCAGCTCACAAGCGAGCTTGAAGACCTCATCTGTATAGCCCGTCCTTTTGCCGACCAGGACGAGTGCGTAGGCCTCTTTTATATTCTCCGGCAACGCCGCGTATGCCCGCACCAAACCTGGGAGGTTGTTGTGGAAACTAAAGGCGCCGACAAATAAGATACAATCTTGCGATAGGGAAAACCGGTCGCGGAGCCATTTTTTGACCGCGCCTTCGGGTAAAACCTTGAAATGATTCTCTACACCGCCGTAAATCACCCGAAATTTCGCCTCAGGGAGGCCAAACATCATCATTGCGTCCTCTTTAATGTGTTTTGAAGTTGTAATGATAGCCCTGGCCCCCTTGAGGTATACGGGAAGGTTGGCCTCCATATGGTCTATAAACTCCGGGGGGTAGAATTTACGCGATTTTAATGGAATTAGATCGTGGAGGGTAATTATATAGGGACAAAAAGGGGCTTCTCTGAAGGTTGCAAGCCCGTTGCGGGTGTTGTGAAAAAGGGTGACCTTGTGCTTTAGCAGGAATTGGGTCAATAGATGGGACTCCCAGAGGTCATCTCTGTACTTACCGGAATAGGCGAACAAGACATTTGAATGATCAGGGAATCCATATGGGGGTAAATCAGCTCTGAGGAGATAGTAGAGTGTTTCCGTATTAAGTGCCGCCATATATCTGATGAGATTATGCGTATACCGTCCGATCTCGCTCACACGGTCAAGGAGCTCCCGCGCGTCGATGGCAATACTTCTTCTGTATGAATCATGCCTGCGGACCTTCTTTGATGGCTCGTTTAACACCCTTATTTCAACTATGGGGGTTTTGACGAAAGCAACATTGTCGATCCACAACGTCCCTGTATCATGCATGCCCACCTGAAGGGTGACCCCTGAGACTCCGTCAGGTATATCAACGAGGCCGGCATATTGCTTCATTTCTTTACCTGCGCTAATGAATTTTAAATGATGCCAGCCAATCCAGTTGCCAGCAGGATCCCAGAAATGGGCCATTATTCTAAGGTGCTTACCGGGCTGATCCGATTTGATTTCAGCGCTTGCTTCCCACCTCTCGCCTGGCTCTACGCGGACGGTATAGTCTTTGGTTTGTATTATGCCGACTGCAGTCCCCATAAATGTTGGATTGATGAGTTTAATCGACCTGGTCCCGTCAGATGGATGCTCTGTTGAATAAATCAGAGTCGTTCTCTCATCTCCATAGCCAGCATCCTGCCATCCTTCAGGCCATAGATTTCTTTGGCCCACCCGCTCGAAGCTGTGGTTGAAGACCCGGTTCTCAGTCAACGCTGCTGCCCCCTTCCATATTTGGTATGATGCTGGAAACCTGGCTTTAGTATCTCTTTATCATCTTATTTTCGATTTCTCAAGATGATATTGTCCAGACAGTCTCTTCTTTTCAGTTTCTTTTGGGGATCCTTTTTGCAGACCCTTTGACCCTTTTTGCGACCCTTTTGCGACCTTGACAAACACCTGTTCGCGTGCTATTATGAAATCCCACGGCTTACGCTGGTGGGATTAGCTTTTGTCGTATCCCAATTGGCAACCAGGCCAGGTGGCCGCGGGCGCCACACAGAGCGCCTGAGGAAAGTCCGAGCTCCGCAGGGCAGGGTGCTGGGTAACACCCAGTGGGGGCGACCCCAAGGAAAGTGCAACAGAAATCAAACCGCCTTGCTGGATTGCGGGTGTGCAACCTGGAGTCCGGCAAGGTAAGGGTGAAACGGCGCGGCAAGAGCGCACCGGCGGCCAGGCGACTGGCCGGCCAGGCAAACCCCACCTGGAGCAAGACCGAATAGGAGGGAGATAGAGTGGCCCGCTCTTCCCTCGGGTAAGGTCGCTGGAGGCGCAGGGCAACCTGCGTCCAAGATAGATGGCCACCCTCGACAGAACTCGGCTTACAGGCCTGGTTGCCAGTGTTTCCCTTCAGGAATCTTGATCATCATTTCCCCATATTCTCCCCATTGTGATACCCTCATTGCCTCTTACGCGGCGCCTTCACGGCATTTGCACAGGGCCGGTAGCAATTTTCACTTTCTCCGCATAGTTTGTAGCGTGATCCATGATATCAATGATCCATGGTACAAATCTGGATTTGGCTATAGACCGTGATGGACCACGAACAAAGGGGTGATCAACCATGATATACAATAATCTTCAGCTTGAAAGCCGTTTGACTGAGATTCTGCCACTTAACCCGTGCACGGGTGATAAGCTTCATATATCGCGCGTCATAACGGATATCTCACAAGTGCGTCAAGACGAGATCATTGTGCACCCATCCGTGGAGGTTGAACCGACCTTCGCCGATGTTGATGGCAAGTTGCCCTCCAAAGATGAGATGTCGATGTATAGATGGTACGAGGCCCATAACTGGAAGCTCTTCTTTGAAGCGACCCATGGTAGTGAATTCAGTCGCGGTTTGGTGATTATGCTGGCCTACTATCGCGATGTGGAGTATATATACAGGGCGATGGTGCCCTGGGTTGGAAACGGCGCTTTTTGGAATATATCGCCACAGTATCTTCTTATGGACCTGGAGGCAGGTCCCGTAGTATTTGAGATGGCCAAGGGATTCATAATTTACGCCAGGTATCGCCTGGGGTATAAGATGTACATCGAGGAAGCCTTTTATTTCGATGAAGGCGGGAACTTCATCCCTTATATCTACTATACAGGCTCAAGGCGCCTCGACTACATTCCGATATATGTGGATTTTGATATTAATGGCCCGAGCGACGACTCCGCCGTCGTATACGATCCCCGGGCCCTAAGAGCCTGGAATCAGGCCGTCTGCGAATTTGGGTACGCTGAGACGGCCACAGGTATCCCGGCGTCCGATGACCTTGATCATCGACTCATGAATGTGCTTTTGTTTAACCAGGAATCGGGATTGGCTTGGGTTCAGACTTATTTGAACGTCCGGGATAATCCCAGTCAATATGTGGCCCTTTGGAGGACCTATGATGTCATGAGACACCCGCGAATGAACATAGCTGGCGGCAATATAGTTCGCAAGGATATCGTATACGTCTATGTAATTCGAAGGGCTCAAACAGGCCTTTACGGTCCCCGGTTTATCATGAGAAGGGAACTTGAAAAGACATGGGAACAGACCCTAGTATGAAGTAGATTTCCATAGTAAGCTGGACCCGTGAATCGGATATAGACCGGAGCAAGATGCCGGAGTCAGGGGCGGTTAGGCACGGTCAGCCTTATCGTCCCTGTTTTTTCACAACATTCATGCTTCTTCCCCCTTCAGTTCGAGATCTTTGGAGACTGGATGACAGCGTAACATTTCATTAATCCATTGAATAGTATGGATACAGGTTGAAGCAGAAAACCACGCTAAACTGGGACCGAAGGATGGGTGATGGTTGTGATTGACGAAGCAACATTGTTTCTTGAGGCCAGGTCGCCGCAGGGCTTCGTTGAGACACCGTATTTAAGAGAGCTTGTTGAGAGGGCTCTATTGTACATTAAAGCTGGTTTCCCTGTCCACTTTCGGGGCGGGGCGGGCACAGGCAAGACAACTCTTGCTCTTCATATTGCCGCGAAGCTTGGCCGGCCTATTGTCCTCATTTACGGGAACGACGAATACAATGTATCTGATCTCATAGGTGGCTATTTTGGATATAAAAAAAAGACCATCATTGATAATTACGTACATACAGTGCATAAAACAGAGGAGGATGCCGTAAGGAGATGGGTTGACCAGAGGTTGACAACAGCCTGTAGATACGGGTACACGCTTGTCTATGATGAATTCACGCGATCTAGGCCGGAAACGAACAACGTCTTACTATCTATCCTCGAAGAAAGGATACTCGATTTGCCCATCCCAAGGGGAGGGGATAGGTACCTGCAGGTTGACCCGAACTTCGCTGCAATATTCACCAGCAACCCCCAGGAGTATGTTGGAGTTCATAAAAGCCAGGACGCGCTGGAGGATAGAATGATCACAATCGATCTTGATTATTTTGACCTGGAGACGGAGATAGCGATAACAAGATCCAAGTCTGGAATCTCCCGGGAGGGCGCGGAGAAGATTGTAACGCTTGTCAGGGCTTTACGAGATGTTGCCGAGAGCGAGGCGAAACCCACGATCCGGGCCCCTATAATGATTGCAAAAGCCACAAAATCCAGGAAAGCGCGGGTTTCTGTGGAAGATGGACAGTTTGTCAGGATCTGCATGGATATCCTATCATCGGCCATGTTGAGGGGTGCGGCCTCACCTGCTGTCGAAAGGGTCAGGTCCATGATAGGCGACTCCATCTCGAAGTACTGCTGATGGGGCGATCCTGGGTTGACCCAATCCTCAAGATCTGAGCACGGGGGCGACGTCAATGGTTAAAAAGGATAGCAATAATGGTAACGAGGGCGGGCCTATTGATGATATCGGCTCTCTATTAGGTAATTTAGGGCTGAGCGGGATATTCAGGGGCTTGGGCAATTTCGTTGACCTGATTTCCAGGATGGTCGAAGATGGGACCCAAGAGATATCGCAATCAGGAGAGATCAAAGGGTCGGGCAGGTTGAAGAACTTGAGGGGTGTCTATGGTTTCTCCGTAAAGCTCGGGCAGGGCGGCTTGCCGAAGATCAACGACTTTGGAAACATCCGTAGGAAGAAGGGCGGGCCTATCATAGACAGTGTGCGAGAGCCCCTCGTAGATGTTTTTAATGAAGCTGGTTATGTGCTCGTCGTCGCTGAGATGCCTGGAGTGCACGAAAACGAGATCACTGTAAAACTCGAAGGAGACATTCTGATCATATCCGCTGAGAATGCGTCGCATAAATATTATCGCGAAATCCTTCTTCCGGCCTCTGTAGCCTGGGATAAGAGGCAGATCTTGTACAAAGATGGCATATTGGAGGTCAGGTTGGACAAGATGCGCGCTTGATCCTCCATTGGATCCGAAAGTCTAACGGGAGCAAAGGAATGATGCAGGTGCTTTTGGATGGGCTTGATGATGTATTATTCTTCCCGATAAATGGTTTCATAACCATTCTCGAGGAGTTATATAAATATGCCGAGAACGAGCTGTATGATGAATCGAGGATCCGTCAAGAGCTTGTAAACCTGCACTTCAGGCATGAGGCTGGAGAGGTTGAAGAAGATTACTACAAGGAACGCCAATCGGTGCTGCTCAAGCGGCTGAATGCGGCCAGAGAATATCACTCCAAGATCAGGGGAAAGTAGGTGTCTTTGCTGTGCCACAGCTGAGCAGAGAGCGCGGTTCTTCTCTTGCGGACGTGGTGGATATCATCCTCGATAAAGGGCTTGTCATCAATGCAGATATTGTCGTATCGGTTTCTGGGGTTGAATTACTAGGGATAAAGATAAGGGCAGCCCTGGCATCTTTTGAGACGGCGGCGAAATATGGCCTGGAATTTCCCTCCGGCACGAATCTGGAGACCGCAGCCTGGAAGGAAGTTGGAGTGGACTGGGAGACCTGCCCACAGTGCGGGAAAAGGGTGGCTACAAAAGAGCTTCTTGAAGCCGAGTGCCCGTGGTGCGGCTGGGTGAGCGCCAGGGCGAAGAAGGCCCGGTTGGAAAGGCCTATTGCGGCCTATAGTCCATAGCCCTTTGCGATTCATAGATTATAGGTTATGTAAACTATTAATATTACCAATACTAACGAATCGATGGAAATCGATGAAGGATCGCGACTCAGGGCTGACGGGAGCGTTCCTGGATTATGGAACCAACGAGGGATAGGAAAACTACCATCAATGATCTGCTGGATCGTATCCTGGAGAAAGGGGTTGTTTTAAACCTGGACCTGATCATCGGTCTTGCCGATATCCCGCTTGTCGCGATCAATTTGCGCGCAGCGATAGCAAGCGTTGAAACCATGGCCCGCTATGGCATCATGAATGTTCTGGATGGGGATTTGATCAGGCGGTGAAGTAAGTTGATTGATATCAACAAAGACGATCTCAAACAGGGCCTCCTGGGCCTGGTTATGGCGTTAGTTGAGATCATAAAGGAGGTCGTGGAAACCCAGGCCATTAAGAGAATGGAGTCCGGAGCGCTGACGGAGAGAGAGATCGAGAGGCTGGGTGAGGCTTTGTTGGATCTCGACGAGGCCATTAATAAAATCAAGAGTGATAACAACATCCACGATACGGTACAGAGCGTGAGGGATGGGTTAGATAACCTGGTGGATGATGTTTTGGATAAGATGATAAACCCTGAACGATGGGCTGAGGATGTCGAATAATGCTCGGATGCGAGAGGTTAAAGCGATTTTTTGAGGCCCTTGATTGCAAGGATAGAGCAATCCTTTTGAGCATGTATTTCTCCAGGCACTGCACTATTGAGGAGCTAAATGAAATATCGCGGCCCTGGTCCCATATGGAGATACTAACCAGAATTAGACAAAATATCAATGGTGCTGCCCAGGATTCCCTGGGATATCCCGCCTTGGTCTTCGAGCAATCAAAACTGGACCCTTATCAGGGCCGGCAGGTCACGTTTTCATGGTGGCTTTCGGAAGAATTCACGCGAGCGTGCGAAGATCATTTTAATTGCGAATATGAGCCGGAGATTTATGTCGAGGGAGGCTTTTTAAAGATCGTTGTTATCTTATCCCGATGGGCAGGCGGGATGGTCAAGGTCGAGGTGATGGATCGACAGTTGCTCATCCTGAATGGCCCGGACGGCTTTGAGGCTCGACAAAGCGTTCGACTCCCGTGGCCCCTTGATATTACTAGGGCCAAGATCGTGGCGAGGAACGGCACGCTGGTGTTGACCTTGGGAGCGACAAGAGGAGGGGGAGCGAGTGGGCGATCTTGTTCAGTCCCCTGGTGATCAGAATATCAACCGGGAATCCGACCCCGGAGCGCGTTATGTGTACTGCATTATCCCGAGGACGGAGACCTGCCGGACATTTATCCCGGGAATCGCCGGAGCTCGCGTTTTCACCATATTCTACCTTGAGTTGGGCGCGGTCGTCCATGCCTGCGAGCCAGTGCCATACCAGGGTGAGGACGAGATTGTAAAGGAATGGGTTGGAGTTCATGCCGACATCGTAGATCATGCCTGGCAAATGTGCGGAACTGTCATTCCGATGACTTTTGATGTCATTATAAAAGGGGATGAAGTGCATACAGCCGAGGAGAATGTAGTATCATGGCTTGCGAGCAATTACGAGGATTTCAAGGCCATGCTTGACAGATTCAAATGCCGCTCTGAAACGGGAATCCAGGTCATCTGGGATCCAGCGGCTGTATCGGAGGCGTTAATTGAAACTGATGAGGACTTGAAAAAGATAAAGACCGAGATGGCAAGTAAATCCAAGGGGTTAATGTATTTCTATCAACAACGTCTTGAAAAGGCCTTGAAAAGAACGCTCGATGCGAAGGCTGACGAGATATTTGGCATATGTCATCGCCGTATTGCCCGATATGCCACCGAGATCTGCACCAACAAGGTGAAGAAAGTTCAAGGGAAGGAAATGCTTATGAACCTATCGGTGCTGGTGGAGAATTCAGCCATAAGCGAGCTGGGGGAAGAGCTAGACCGTATCGCGGAAGAATGTGGGGTTGAGATTCGTTTCACGGGCCCGTGGCCGCCATACAGTTTTGTGACGCACGAAAATACTCCATGTAACATTTTAAGGTAAGCTTAAATATAATGGTTAGCAGAAGAGAGCAGAAGGACCTTCCTACGATAAAGCCAACAGATGGTAGGTAAAAATCGGAACTGTCGACCGAGTCGAGGAAAAGGAGGGAATGTCAGATGGCAGTTCGCAAAAGTATTGATGCTTCTAGCCTGGCAGAGGTGCTGGATAGGATTCTTGACAAGGGTATTGTAATCGATGCATGGGCAAGGGTTGCTCTTGTTGGTATCGAGATCCTGGCGATTGAAGCAAGAGTCGTTATAGCGAGCGTTGAGACTTATCTGCGTTATGCTGAGGCTATAGGGCTTACGCAACTTGCCTCCGTGCCCGCAGCTTAGTGCAGCTTAGTAAGTATTGCAGTCAGTAGGCATTGTAGTTATTTTGTTCGCTGTGTCGAGGGGTACCCATAAATATTGGGAATATTCCTCGACACAGCTTACAAAGAACTTTGTACCAGGGAGGGAGAGAAGCCCTTGGCAACTCATAATGTTTATAATGTATTGACGCTACGGGTTGCTGAAGGCTTTCCCAAGGACGTTGGAAGAGGCATTGCAAGGATCGATCCTATTGATATGGCAAAGATTCAGGCTGAGATCGGCGATATCGTGGAGATATCTGGGAAGAGGAAGAGCGCCGCTAGACTCATGCCGACTTACCCCGACCACCGAGGGAAAGGCATCGTTCAGATCGATGGCATTACCCGAAAGAATATCCTGTCAGGAATCGATGACAAAGTTCGGATCTCAAAAGCCTCTCACGCGAATGCAGAAAAGATAATCCTATCTTACGTTCGCTCGCCCAAGTGGTCTCACGACCGGGGCGATCTTGCTCTTGTCGAACGTTTTCTTGAAGGTATTCCGGTGGTGGCCCATGATCGGATCAGAGCTGATCTCTTCGGCACCCTATCCTGCGAATTTGAAGTCGTTGATACGGTACCGAAGGGAATAGTTGTGATAACAGCAGCCACCCGGATAGTTGTTTGCGCGGAAGAGATCGAGGAGCGAAAAGAGCCCAAGGTGACCTATGAGGACATCGGAGGTCTTGGGAAGGAAATTCACAGAGTCCGCGAGATGATCGAGCTCCCCATCAGATATCCGGAGCTTTTTGAGCGGCTGGGTATCGAGCCTCCCAAGGGTATATTGCTGACCGGCGCCCCAGGAACGGGCAAAACGCTTATCGCGAGAGCTGTTGCGAGCGAGACGGATGCCTATTTTATACATGTCAACGGGCCAGAGATTATCCATAAGTTTTACGGAGAGAGCGAGGCCAGGCTGAGGGACATATTTGAAGAAGCACGGAAACACGCCCCGAGCATAATTTTCCTTGATGAAATTGACGCGATCGCACCTAAACGTACTGAGGTGGTCGGCGAGGTCGAAAAGAGAGTTGTCGCCCAGCTGCTTGCGCTGCTTGATGGCCTTGAACGGCGCGGCCAGGTTATCGTAATCGGGGCCACGAATATACCGAACGCGCTCGATCCAGCCCTGAGGAGACCCGGACGGTTTGACAGGGAAATCGCCATAAACGTTCCAGATAAAAACGGTCGGCTGGAGATTCTCCAGGTTCATACGAGAGGGATGCCCCTTACTGATGACGTGGACCTTGAGAGGTTGGCCCAGATTACTCACGGATTTGTCGGGGCAGATATAGAGGCGCTTTGCAAAGAGGCTGGCATGATCTCGTTGCGCCGGGTTCTTCCGCATATCGAATTCGAAACAAATGAGATTTCTGATCATGTCCTGGATCAACTTCACGTCTCAATGTCGGATTTTCTGAATGCTTTGAAGGAGGTCGAGCCCTCAAGCACAAGGGAGGTCCTTGTCGACATCCCTGATGTTAAATGGGATGACATCGGAGGGCTGAGAGACATTAAGGAGGAGCTCATCCAGGTTGTGAGCTGGCCACTTAAGTATCCGGATGTATTCAAATCTGCCGGAATAGAGCCACCGAGAGGCATTCTCCTTTACGGCCCGCCAGGAACCGGCAAAACGCTTTTAGCCAAGGCCATCGCGAGTGAAAGCGAGGCGAATTTCATAAGCATAAAAGGCCCCGAGCTCCTGTCAAAATGGGTCGGCGAATCGGAAAAGGGAGTCAGAGAGATTTTTGGCAAGGCGCGCCAGGCGGCCCCATGTATCATCTTTTTTGACGAGATAGACGCGATTGCACCATGTCGGAGCCACGCTTCTGATTCGGCTGTCGCCGATAGAGTGGTAAGCCAGATTTTGACCGAAATTGACGGGATCGAAGACTTGAGTGATGTAATTGTAATAGGAGCCACTAATCGAATAGATATGATAGACCCCGCCCTGCTCAGGCCGGGGAGGCTTGAATTGCATCTTGAGCTGCCCGGGCCCGACCTCAAGGAGAGGCAGGAGATAATCGCGATTCACCTTCGCGGAAAGCCCCTTGCAGAAGATGTATCACTGGAGCATCTCGCCTCTATCACAGAGGGATTTGTGGGTGCAGAGATCAAGGCGTTTTGCAGAAGGGCGGGCGTTCTCGCGATAAGGGATTTCCTCAGACGACATGGGAGTAGCCGCGACGTTCCAGGTTCAACCCTGAAAATCCAGGCGAAACATTTCACGGAAGCGATTGAGTGGGTGAGGTCGAACTCCAGCAAGTGATGATCGATTAATGGTCATGGTTAATGATGATTAAGGCGAGGCGAGGGCTCAAATGAGCAAGAATCGAAAGAGTGGGAAGAATGGAAGATTGAAATCACGTGTAGTTAGGGTTCAACGATTTAAAGACCCTATGTTTTACACCTATGGAATCATAGGGGCGGATAGTCCAAAAAGCTTCGGCCCCATCGGGATAGGCGGGGAAGGAAACGAGGTATTCACCATAAACT
This portion of the Bacillota bacterium genome encodes:
- a CDS encoding gas vesicle protein, which translates into the protein MSLQDQGKVGVFAVPQLSRERGSSLADVVDIILDKGLVINADIVVSVSGVELLGIKIRAALASFETAAKYGLEFPSGTNLETAAWKEVGVDWETCPQCGKRVATKELLEAECPWCGWVSARAKKARLERPIAAYSP
- a CDS encoding Hsp20/alpha crystallin family protein, with protein sequence MVKKDSNNGNEGGPIDDIGSLLGNLGLSGIFRGLGNFVDLISRMVEDGTQEISQSGEIKGSGRLKNLRGVYGFSVKLGQGGLPKINDFGNIRRKKGGPIIDSVREPLVDVFNEAGYVLVVAEMPGVHENEITVKLEGDILIISAENASHKYYREILLPASVAWDKRQILYKDGILEVRLDKMRA
- the gvpN gene encoding gas vesicle protein GvpN; the encoded protein is MVVIDEATLFLEARSPQGFVETPYLRELVERALLYIKAGFPVHFRGGAGTGKTTLALHIAAKLGRPIVLIYGNDEYNVSDLIGGYFGYKKKTIIDNYVHTVHKTEEDAVRRWVDQRLTTACRYGYTLVYDEFTRSRPETNNVLLSILEERILDLPIPRGGDRYLQVDPNFAAIFTSNPQEYVGVHKSQDALEDRMITIDLDYFDLETEIAITRSKSGISREGAEKIVTLVRALRDVAESEAKPTIRAPIMIAKATKSRKARVSVEDGQFVRICMDILSSAMLRGAASPAVERVRSMIGDSISKYC
- the gvpA gene encoding gas vesicle structural protein GvpA, which encodes MAVRKSIDASSLAEVLDRILDKGIVIDAWARVALVGIEILAIEARVVIASVETYLRYAEAIGLTQLASVPAA
- a CDS encoding glycosyltransferase family 4 protein; this encodes MNVEERPKIAIDAREMLDWATGIGKYVHNLLDRLPELDPTIDYYFLRNGRPIDNFKTRTPNAQFVVSPEYADDQWEQGFVPSFLQSHEIDLFHSPRSGFVAFWPPGRPYVVTLHDLIPLLFPEKYSSEWIQRIRDRVPDYLARAEKIITVSYSVKKDVQSLIPVEEDKFQVIHQGIEAHYGPVAEEVARPRLRERFKLEGNYIFYIGGFSFRKNVTGLVKAYSILPEHLRQGYRLVIGGYRTDDFDEVVRCVEELGLQERVLFTGRCSEVDIPCLYSGAALFVYPSLYEGFGLPPLEAMACRTPVITSDRGSLPEIAGKGALMVNPCDHRQLSEAMARVLTDEGLRRALIEKGLAVVSQFSWDRNARETLEVYRAVLGKLRT
- a CDS encoding glycosyltransferase, producing MTENRVFNHSFERVGQRNLWPEGWQDAGYGDERTTLIYSTEHPSDGTRSIKLINPTFMGTAVGIIQTKDYTVRVEPGERWEASAEIKSDQPGKHLRIMAHFWDPAGNWIGWHHLKFISAGKEMKQYAGLVDIPDGVSGVTLQVGMHDTGTLWIDNVAFVKTPIVEIRVLNEPSKKVRRHDSYRRSIAIDARELLDRVSEIGRYTHNLIRYMAALNTETLYYLLRADLPPYGFPDHSNVLFAYSGKYRDDLWESHLLTQFLLKHKVTLFHNTRNGLATFREAPFCPYIITLHDLIPLKSRKFYPPEFIDHMEANLPVYLKGARAIITTSKHIKEDAMMMFGLPEAKFRVIYGGVENHFKVLPEGAVKKWLRDRFSLSQDCILFVGAFSFHNNLPGLVRAYAALPENIKEAYALVLVGKRTGYTDEVFKLACELKVQERVLITGYVPNQELPYLYNGATLLVYPSICEGLGLPPLEAMACGTPVIASNRSSLPEIVGDAALLVDPEQVDDLRDAIIELLTKDYLQKELIERGVRRASRFSWEKCARETLEVYNAVNANGPCA
- a CDS encoding gas vesicle protein, translated to MEPTRDRKTTINDLLDRILEKGVVLNLDLIIGLADIPLVAINLRAAIASVETMARYGIMNVLDGDLIRR
- a CDS encoding gas vesicle protein GvpG → MQVLLDGLDDVLFFPINGFITILEELYKYAENELYDESRIRQELVNLHFRHEAGEVEEDYYKERQSVLLKRLNAAREYHSKIRGK
- a CDS encoding GvpL/GvpF family gas vesicle protein, which gives rise to MGDLVQSPGDQNINRESDPGARYVYCIIPRTETCRTFIPGIAGARVFTIFYLELGAVVHACEPVPYQGEDEIVKEWVGVHADIVDHAWQMCGTVIPMTFDVIIKGDEVHTAEENVVSWLASNYEDFKAMLDRFKCRSETGIQVIWDPAAVSEALIETDEDLKKIKTEMASKSKGLMYFYQQRLEKALKRTLDAKADEIFGICHRRIARYATEICTNKVKKVQGKEMLMNLSVLVENSAISELGEELDRIAEECGVEIRFTGPWPPYSFVTHENTPCNILR
- a CDS encoding gas vesicle protein K; amino-acid sequence: MIDINKDDLKQGLLGLVMALVEIIKEVVETQAIKRMESGALTEREIERLGEALLDLDEAINKIKSDNNIHDTVQSVRDGLDNLVDDVLDKMINPERWAEDVE